TTCCACAAGCACGCGATCCTTCTTGCGCAGGATCTTCAGCACCTTGCCGATTTTGCCCGCGTCCTTGCCGGCGATTACCATCACCTTGTCGTCCTTGCGGATGCGATACATTTTCATGACGGTCTCCTACAGCACTTCCGGGGCCAGCGAAATAATTTTCATAAAGTTCTGGGCGCGCAGCTCACGGGCCACGGGGCCAAAGATACGCGTACCCACCGGCTCACCCTGGTTGGAGAGCAGCACAGCGGCGTTGCCGTCGAACTTGATGTAGCTGCCGTCCATGCGACGCACTTCTTTAGCGGTACGCACGATAACAGCCTTCATAACATCGCCCTTCTTAACCTTGCTGTGGGGCATTGCTTCCTTAACGGAAACCACGATAATGTCGCCCACCGAGGCGTAGCGGCGGTGTGAACCGCCCAGCACCTTGATGCAGGCAACCTTTTTGGCGCCGGAATTATCGGCCACCTGAAGCGTCGATTCTACCTGGATCATGGTACTACCCTACACGGCTTTTTCAATGATGGAGACCAGATGCCAGCGCTTGTTGCGCGAAAGCGGACGGAACTCCACAATTTTAACCTTGTCGCCCATACCGCATTCGTTCATGGGATCATGAGCCGTGAACTTCTTGCGGCGCCTCACATACTTCTTAAGCAGAGGATGCTTGACCAGGGTCTCGACGCGCACGACAATGGTTTTGTCGTTCTTGTCGCTCACCACAATGCCGGTCAGCATTCTGCCCTTGCGATCTTCCAGAGCTTGCATGTTCAGGCCCTCTGTTCCTTTTCGTTCAATACGGTCTCGATGCGCGCCACCTGCTTGCGCATGACTTTCAGTTCGGAAGTCTTTTCAAGCTGCGCAGCGGCATGCTTGAAGCGGGCGTTCATCAGTTCCTGGCGCTGCTCGGTAAGAGCCGTGCGCAGCTGTTCCACGCTCATGGAGCGAAGATCCTGCGCGGCGGGCCGGGCGGCGGTTTCGGTCTTTTTCTTGGCAGCCATTTAGATGCCCTCCCTCACCACAATGATGGTCTTAACGGGCAGCTTGTGAGCGGCGCGGGTCAGCGCCTCACGCGCGAGGTCAAGGCTCACGCCCTTGATTTCATACAGCACGCGGCCGGGCTTGACCGGAGCGCACCAACCCACGGGTGCACCCTTACCGGAACCCTGACGGGTTTCCAGAGGCTTGGCCGTTACGGGGCGGTCGGGGAACACACGGATCCACACTTTGCCGCCACGCTTAATGTGACGCATCATGGCGATACGAGCAGCTTCAATCTGCTGGCTGGAAAGCTGGCCATGCTGCACGGTTTTAAGGCCGATATCACCAAACGCAATGGTGGCGCCGCGGGTGGCCAGGCCACGCAGGCGGCCTTTCTGCCACTTGCGGAATTTAACTCTTTTGGGCGCAAGCATTACTGATCAACCTCTTTGTCAAGGATTTCACCCTTATAGATCCACACCTTGACACCAATGATGCCGTAGGTGGTGTGCGCTTCGGCAAAACCGTAGTCAATGTCGGCACGCAGGGTCTGCAAGGGCACTCGGCCATCGCGATACCATTCGGTACGGGCGATTTCTGCACCGGCCAGACGCCCGGCGCAGGTTACCTTGATGCCTTCGCCGCCAAACTTGCGGGCCATGGACACGGTACGCTTCATGGCGCGCCGGAAGGCCACGCGGCGCTCGAGCTGCTGGGCGATGTTCTCGGCCACCAGCTGGGCGTCCACTTCGGGGCGACGGATTTCGTTCACTTCAAGAGAGAACTCGCGGCCGAACTTCTGACGAAGATCGTTGCGAAGCTTTTCGATTTCCACACCCTTGCGGCCGATAACAATACCGGGGCGAGCGGTGGAAAGGATAAGCCGTACCTTGCCGCCGGCACGTTCGATCTCGATCTTGGAAACCCCGGCATGAAACAGGAGCTTCTTCACGAACGCGCGGATTTTGCTGTCTTCATAGACAAAGGCAGGGTAGTCCTTCTTGCTGAACCAGCGGGACTGCCAATTCTTGTTATACCCAAGCCGGAACCCGAACGGATGTACTTTCTGACCCATAGCCTATTCCTGCCCTTCTGCGAGTATAACGGTGATGTGGCTGGTGCGCTTGTGAATCTTGGTCGCCCGGCCCTGAGCCCGGGGCATAAAGCGCTTCCAGGTGGGGCCTTCGTTCACCACGATTTCCTTCACCACCATGGCATCCACATCAACGCCGCCCAGCTGCGAGGCATTGGCCAACGCGCTCTTGAGCACGCCGAAAAGCACGCCAGCGGGCTTGTTGGGCGTGAAGCGCAGAAGGTTCATAGCCTCCTCCACTCCAAGACCCTGCACGTTCTTGGCCACAAGACGGGTCTTGCGCGGCGAAACGCGCTGGAATTTTGCAATAGCTTTAGATTCCATATGCCTACCCTACTTCTTGCCGGCCTTGGCCTTTTTGTCGGCGGCATGCCCATGGAAGGTACGAGTGGGCGAGAATTCACCCAGCTTGTGGCCAACCATGTTTTCGGTAACGAACACCGGCACGAACTTCTTGCCATTGTGCACCGCAAAGGTCAGTCCCACCATTTCGGGCAGGATGGTCGAGCGGCGCGACCAGGTCTTGACTACACGGCGGTCGCTGTTCGCCACGGTGCTGTCGACCTTTTTCATCAGATGGCCGTCAACAAACGGCCCTTTTTTCAACGATCTCGGCATGAGCTACTCCTACTTCTGGCCGCGGCGTTTGATGATCAGCCGGGAAGAGGCCTTCTTCTTGTCGCGGGTCTTGTAACCCTTGGCAGGCATACCCCAAGGCGACACAGGATGACGGCCACCAGAGCTTCTGCCTTCGCCACCGCCCAGGGGGTGGTCGATGGGGTTCATGGCAACGCCGCGAACCTTGGGACGACGACCCAGCCAGCGGTTGCGGCCAGCTTTGCCCAGAGAGATGGTTTCGTGATGCACGTTGCCCACCTGACCCACGGTAGCCACGCAGGTAGCAAGCACCTTGCGCACTTCGCCCGAAGGCAGACGCAGCAGGGCGTAGTTGCCTTCTTTGGCGACCAGCTGGGCGTAGGTACCGGCTGCGCGGCACATCTGGCCGCCCTTGCCGGGGTAAAGCTCAATGTTGTGCACAACGGTACCCACAGGAATGCGGGCCATCTGCAAAGCATTGCCGGGTTTGATGTCGGCCACGACGCCATTGCGCTCGTTGATGCCGGACATGATCTTGTCACCCTGCTTCAAGCCAACCGGAGCGAGGATGTAGCGCTTTTCGCCGTCCGAATAGTGCAGCAGCGCGATACGGGCGGTACGGTTGGGATCGTATTCAATGTGCGCAACAGTGGCTTCAATGCCGGTCTTATCGCGCTTGAAATCGATGATGCGGTACAGACGCTTGACGCCACCACCGCGACGGCGGCTGGTGACTCGACCCAGATTGTTGCGACCGGCCTTTTTGGTGAGGCCTTCAGTGAGCGACTTCTCAGGGCGCGTCCGGGTGATTTCCTCAAAGTCGGAAACCGTCTGGAAGCGACGCCCCGCGGAGGTCGGTTTCAGCTTGCGGACAGCCATGATTACACTCCCTCGAAGAACTCAATTTTATCGCCCTGGCGCAGCGTAACATACGCTTTCTTCCAGCCGGGCTTACGGCCAACAACGCGACCCTGGCGCTCCCTGTTCATGGGGGCGCGGCGCACTACGTTGACGGCTTCCACTTTAACATCAAAAGCCTTTTCCACGGCCTGCTTGATTTCAAGCTTGTTGGCCAGGGTGTGGACCATAAAGGCCACCTGCTGGGCTTCGTCCTTGATCAAGGTCGTCTTTTCGGTCAGCAGGGGCTTGAGCAGAACAGAAGTGGTTTCCATCTTACGCCCCCTTCTTTGCGAAACGAGCCTGAACAGGTTCGATAGCGCCTTCAAGCAGAACGAGCTGCTTGTGCTTGAGGATTTCAAGCACGCTCAGGCGATCGACAGTGGTCATGGTGAGGCCCGGAATATTGCGAGCGGAACGAACCAGCGCGCTGTCTTCTGCGGGCGCCACGATGAGAGCCTTGGAAAGGCCCAGCGTGTCGGCAACCTTGGCGAAATGCTTGGTCTTGGCTTCGGGCAGTTCAATACCCTTGACCACCATCAGGGTCGCGGCAGCCAGGCGGCTCGACAGGGCCATCTTCATGGCCAGGGCGCGCACCTTGCTGTTAACCTTGAAGCTGTAATCGCGGGGGCTGGGTCCGAAGATAACGGCACCACCGCGCCAAATGGGCGAACGGTTGGAGCCGGAACGGGCGCGGCCCGTACCCTTCTGCTTCCAGGGCTTAACGCCGCCGCCGGAAACCAGCGCACGGGTCTTTGCCATATGCGTGCCGGCGCGTTTGGCCGCCATCTGGGCGCGCGCCACGAGATTGAGGATTTCGGGCCTCACCTCGATTTCGAACACGTCGGAAGCCAGCGTGATTTCGCCGCTTTCCTGCTTGTTCTGGTCATATACTTTCACGGTAGCCATTGCTGCTTCCTCTACTGCTTGCGGATCAGCACCAGCCCGTTCTTGGGGCCGGGCACGGAACCTTTGACCAGAATGACGTTGTCCTCAGGACGCACATCAACGATGGTCAGGCCCATTTCCGTAACGGTTTCATTGCCCCAATGGCCCGCCATTTTCCGACCCTTAAAAACATGGCCAGGAAAGGTGTTGTTACCAATGGAACCATTGTTGCGGTGCACCTTTTCGCAGCCGTGGGTATCTTTGGAACCGGCGAAATTCCAGCGGCGCATGCGCCCCTGGTAGCCTTTACCCATGCTTGTGCCGGTCACCTTGACCGTATCGCCTGCGGCGAAAATTTCAACGGTCAGTTCCTGACCCAGCTCCTGTTCCGGCGCACCCGCAAGGCGGATTTCGCGCAGATGGCGGAAAAGACCCTTGCCAGCCTTGGCGAAGTGTCCCTGCATAGCCTTGGTGCTGTGCTTTTCCTTAGCGGGGGTCAGCGCGATCTGAACGGCGTTGTAGCCGTCAGTATCCGCAGTTTTGACCTGGGTGACGGGGCACGGACCGGCCTCAATCACCGTGACAGGCACGGCAGCGCCAGCGCCGTCAAATATGCGGGTCATACCAAGTTTGCGACCCAAAATTCCCATTTTCTCAGCCATGACTGCCTCTCGCTAGAGCTTGATTTCCACGTCCACACCGGCGGGCAACGAAAGCTTGCCCAGCGCGTCGACGGTCTGCTGCGTGGGTTCCAGGATATCCATGAGCCGCTTGTGAATGCGCATTTCAAACTGCTCACGGGACTTTTTGTCCACATGCACGGAACGCTGCACGGTGTACTTGTGAATGTTGGTGGGCAGGGGAATTGGTCCCGCCACACCGGCACCGGTATTGCGCGCCGTATCCACGATTTCCGCAACGGCTTTATCCAGAATGCGGTAATCGTAGGCTTTGAGCTTGATCCGAATGCGATCGCTGCTAACTGTCGTCATTGTGCCTACTCCGTTTGCAAAAACATCCCGCGCGGCCCTTTGGGCTACGAGCGCGGGCTCCTTCACAGCATACGCGGGCCATGAAGCATGGCCCGAAGGGCCGACCTCACCCTGGCAAGGAACGGAAAAACGGAGCAACGTAAGGGGTTGCGCTAATGCGCGCATCACGCCTGAAATTTCAGGAAGAATTCGGAAGATTGGACGCCTGAACGCGCCTGCATCATCCGCGTGATGCTCCCCAGCGTCGCCCAGGCTAAGCCACTCCATAGAAAGAGAGGCTAAGCGGTCCCGCAGGGTCACCAAATGGGGGCTATCCCCCTACCTTACAGCCCCGGGTCACGCGCGGCCTGGGGGCTGCGGTGGGATCCGTCTTTGGGCTGGAACGGCTCGACATTGTCCGGCATTCGGTAACGCCTGCACATGTCAAAACCCTCTGCGACCTTACTGTGGTCGCTTTGGGTGCATCAGGATGGGCTCAACCCACCCTTCCCTGCCGTCCAGGGAACGCCGATAAAAATCGCTTCTTATCGCGCGGAGATTTTTTCTATCCAAGTTCCCCTTGGACGTCAAGCCATTTTTGCATTATTTTTATCACGTCATCCAGGTTTTTTGCCGCGCCAATCTTACTTCTTGACGCTTGCCCCTGCAAAAAACTAAAAGAGCCGCACCCCTCCGGCAATTTGCCAAGATGACGCCCTTTCGTCGCACGCTCTTCACCATTTTGCGCTAATTTGTCATCTTAGCTGTCAATATATTCAGGAGATCCTATGTCCATGATTGATGCCGCAAACAGGGCAAAGCTTAATTCATACCAAGACACTGTCATTAATTACATTACGAAAGAGAATGGACACATTCTGGCAGTGAGCGATGACCAGGCCTTTTGCACGCAGTTGCGCCTTACCCTCGCCAAAGAGATGGGGCTTACAGCGCAAAGCATTTTTACCGCCATTACGGACCCACGCATGATGCTTCGCGAGCTTCGCGACATTCTGGCCCGACACCCTGCCCCTCTTATCTTTATGGAGCGCAGTATTGGCGGTCAGGATCTGAGCTTCCTGGTTGGCCAGATCAAACAAGCCTTTAACGCGCTTAAGATTATTGTTCTTACGAGCGATGTGCAGCGCGACCGCCTGATGCTGCTTCACGAGGTCGGGGCGGACAACTTTATCGCCAAGCCTGTTTCTGCCAATACGCTCATTGAAAAAATGGCTTTTACTCTCAGGCCGCAAAGCAAGCTTGGGCAGGTCATTGACGTGGCAAAGAAACTGTTGGCGCAAAAAAAATACGACATGGCGCTGACAGCCTGCCAGAAAGTTTTGCAGCTCAAGCCGGGCAGCGCTGCGGCATTTCTGCTCATGGGCGATATTTTCCGCGCCACCCAGCAATACGACAAAGCCCGCATTGCCTATGAATCTGCCGCCAAATCTGCTGATCTTTACCTCGCCCCACTCCAGCGGCTGGCAGAAATGTACGAGGAAATAGGCGATGTGCCTCAGCAGGTGCGCTACCTCGAAAAACTGGATTCAATCTCGCCCCTCAACGTAAATCGAAAAGTCAGCCTTGGCGAGGCCCACCTCGCAAACGGTGATGTGGAAAAGGCCGAAGCCTTCTTTGAAAAAGCTGTGGTGCAGATGAACCGGGAAGCTGCCGATGGCCTCAGCGCCCTTTCAAGCCGTATTGCCGGTATTTATGGCGAGCGCGACCCTGAAAAGGCAGAAAAATTTCTGCGCAGCAGCCTTGAGGCCAAGGGCAAACGACTTGGGCGGGAAGATCTGGCCCTGTTCAACCAGCTGGGAATCAGCCTGCGTAGGCAGGGACGCTGGCAGGACGCCATCACGGAATACAAGCGCGCCATCAAAATCGCTCCTGACGACCCAACGCTCTATTATAATGTAGGCATGGCCTTTGCCGAAGGCGCGGATTTTATCCAGGCCAAGGCAAATCTGGTAAAGGCCCTTGATCTGGAACCAGAAATGGTCAAGAGCAGCGCCTCCATCGCCTGCAATTTTGGAGCGGTCTTTCTTCAGTCGGGCGATCGTGACAGGTCGGTACAGTTCTTTCAGTTGGCCCTTGCTCTCAAGCCCGGCATGAAACTTGCCCTTCAAGGCCTCGAACGCGCAAGAAAATAATTTTGTGTGGCTGCCAGCTGGCGAGATATGGGCGCGCTTGCCCCACCCCACCTGTTCTCTGACCGATAATATTTTTGCCGCGTCACATTGCCAACCTCAATATTATGTCTTATTTTTAAGAGATGCCGTAAATTGTCCAATTGGGCAAAGCATGGCGAATGCAGCACATTCCGCAGCGCACCCAACATTGGTGTTTGCGCAGCGCAAGCGACCGACCATTGCGCTAGACAGATCAGATCGAAAATGTTTGTCTGCACGGCGCGGATTCTGAAAAATCCGGGCCATGGTTGCTTCTCCGTTACGGACGAGACAGTAGAGATACTTAGGTGGTAAGCGAGCATTTCAAAGTGAAAATGCTCTAGTAAGGAGACTTCATGTTTGGTTTTCTTTTCAAAAAAATCTTCGGCAGCACCAACGACCGCTACTTGCGCAAACTTCACCCCATGGTGCAGCGCATCAATGCGTTCGAGCCTGAAATGCAGCAGCTGGCCGATGCAGATTTTCCTGTACGCATAGCGCAATACCGTCAGGAAGTGCAGGACGGCACCAGAACGCTGGATGCACTGCTGCCCGAAGTTTTTGCCCTGGTGCGCGAGGCCTCAAGCCGCAGACTGGGCATGCGCCACTACGACGTGCAGCTCATCGGCGGCATGGTGCTGCACAAGGGCAAGATTGCCGAAATGAAGACCGGTGAAGGCAAAACCCTTGTGGCGACCCTGCCTGTAGTGCTCAACGCCCTGTCTGGCAAGGGCGTGCATGTGGTCACGGTCAACGACTACCTTGCCAAGCGCGACTCGGCCTGGATGGGCCAGCTGTATGAATTCCTCGGGCTGAGCACCGGCGTTATCGTACACGGCCTTGACGACGAAGAGCGCAAAGCCGAATACGCCAAGGATATCACCTACGGCACCAACAACGAATTCGGCTTCGACTACCTGCGCGACAACATGAAGTTCTACGCCAACCAGCTGGTGCAGCGCGGGCACAACTTTGCCATTGTGGACGAAGTGGACTCCATCCTCATCGACGAAGCCAGAACGCCGCTCATCATTTCCGGAGCTTCCGATGAATCGGTGGGCATGTACCGCACGGTGGACGACATTGTCCGCCAGCTCACCCCCGAACACTACACGGTTGACGAAAAAGCCCGCACCGCCATGCTCACCGATGAAGGCGTGGCCCGGTGCGAAGAGCTGCTCAAGCTGGACAACCTTTTTGACCCAGCCAACATCACGGCCCAGCACCATGTGATGCAGTCGCTCAAGGCGCATCAGATTTTCAAGCGCGATGTGGACTATATTGTTCAGGAAGACCAAGTAATTATTGTTGACGAATTCACTGGCCGCCTCATGGCTGGCCGTCGCTATTCAGATGGCCTGCATCAGGCGCTGGAAGCCAAGGAACACGTCACCATCGCCGCTGAAAACCAGACGCTTGCCTCAATCACCTTCCAGAACTACTTCCGCCTGTACGAAAAACTCTCGGGCATGACGGGTACTGCGGAT
The Desulfovibrio sp. genome window above contains:
- the rplN gene encoding 50S ribosomal protein L14 — encoded protein: MIQVESTLQVADNSGAKKVACIKVLGGSHRRYASVGDIIVVSVKEAMPHSKVKKGDVMKAVIVRTAKEVRRMDGSYIKFDGNAAVLLSNQGEPVGTRIFGPVARELRAQNFMKIISLAPEVL
- the rpsQ gene encoding 30S ribosomal protein S17; the protein is MQALEDRKGRMLTGIVVSDKNDKTIVVRVETLVKHPLLKKYVRRRKKFTAHDPMNECGMGDKVKIVEFRPLSRNKRWHLVSIIEKAV
- the rpmC gene encoding 50S ribosomal protein L29, with the translated sequence MAAKKKTETAARPAAQDLRSMSVEQLRTALTEQRQELMNARFKHAAAQLEKTSELKVMRKQVARIETVLNEKEQRA
- the rplP gene encoding 50S ribosomal protein L16, which encodes MLAPKRVKFRKWQKGRLRGLATRGATIAFGDIGLKTVQHGQLSSQQIEAARIAMMRHIKRGGKVWIRVFPDRPVTAKPLETRQGSGKGAPVGWCAPVKPGRVLYEIKGVSLDLAREALTRAAHKLPVKTIIVVREGI
- the rpsC gene encoding 30S ribosomal protein S3 codes for the protein MGQKVHPFGFRLGYNKNWQSRWFSKKDYPAFVYEDSKIRAFVKKLLFHAGVSKIEIERAGGKVRLILSTARPGIVIGRKGVEIEKLRNDLRQKFGREFSLEVNEIRRPEVDAQLVAENIAQQLERRVAFRRAMKRTVSMARKFGGEGIKVTCAGRLAGAEIARTEWYRDGRVPLQTLRADIDYGFAEAHTTYGIIGVKVWIYKGEILDKEVDQ
- the rplV gene encoding 50S ribosomal protein L22 encodes the protein MESKAIAKFQRVSPRKTRLVAKNVQGLGVEEAMNLLRFTPNKPAGVLFGVLKSALANASQLGGVDVDAMVVKEIVVNEGPTWKRFMPRAQGRATKIHKRTSHITVILAEGQE
- the rpsS gene encoding 30S ribosomal protein S19 gives rise to the protein MPRSLKKGPFVDGHLMKKVDSTVANSDRRVVKTWSRRSTILPEMVGLTFAVHNGKKFVPVFVTENMVGHKLGEFSPTRTFHGHAADKKAKAGKK
- the rplB gene encoding 50S ribosomal protein L2; protein product: MAVRKLKPTSAGRRFQTVSDFEEITRTRPEKSLTEGLTKKAGRNNLGRVTSRRRGGGVKRLYRIIDFKRDKTGIEATVAHIEYDPNRTARIALLHYSDGEKRYILAPVGLKQGDKIMSGINERNGVVADIKPGNALQMARIPVGTVVHNIELYPGKGGQMCRAAGTYAQLVAKEGNYALLRLPSGEVRKVLATCVATVGQVGNVHHETISLGKAGRNRWLGRRPKVRGVAMNPIDHPLGGGEGRSSGGRHPVSPWGMPAKGYKTRDKKKASSRLIIKRRGQK
- the rplW gene encoding 50S ribosomal protein L23, with protein sequence METTSVLLKPLLTEKTTLIKDEAQQVAFMVHTLANKLEIKQAVEKAFDVKVEAVNVVRRAPMNRERQGRVVGRKPGWKKAYVTLRQGDKIEFFEGV
- the rplD gene encoding 50S ribosomal protein L4, whose translation is MATVKVYDQNKQESGEITLASDVFEIEVRPEILNLVARAQMAAKRAGTHMAKTRALVSGGGVKPWKQKGTGRARSGSNRSPIWRGGAVIFGPSPRDYSFKVNSKVRALAMKMALSSRLAAATLMVVKGIELPEAKTKHFAKVADTLGLSKALIVAPAEDSALVRSARNIPGLTMTTVDRLSVLEILKHKQLVLLEGAIEPVQARFAKKGA
- the rplC gene encoding 50S ribosomal protein L3, which codes for MAEKMGILGRKLGMTRIFDGAGAAVPVTVIEAGPCPVTQVKTADTDGYNAVQIALTPAKEKHSTKAMQGHFAKAGKGLFRHLREIRLAGAPEQELGQELTVEIFAAGDTVKVTGTSMGKGYQGRMRRWNFAGSKDTHGCEKVHRNNGSIGNNTFPGHVFKGRKMAGHWGNETVTEMGLTIVDVRPEDNVILVKGSVPGPKNGLVLIRKQ
- the rpsJ gene encoding 30S ribosomal protein S10 — translated: MTTVSSDRIRIKLKAYDYRILDKAVAEIVDTARNTGAGVAGPIPLPTNIHKYTVQRSVHVDKKSREQFEMRIHKRLMDILEPTQQTVDALGKLSLPAGVDVEIKL
- a CDS encoding tetratricopeptide repeat protein, translated to MSMIDAANRAKLNSYQDTVINYITKENGHILAVSDDQAFCTQLRLTLAKEMGLTAQSIFTAITDPRMMLRELRDILARHPAPLIFMERSIGGQDLSFLVGQIKQAFNALKIIVLTSDVQRDRLMLLHEVGADNFIAKPVSANTLIEKMAFTLRPQSKLGQVIDVAKKLLAQKKYDMALTACQKVLQLKPGSAAAFLLMGDIFRATQQYDKARIAYESAAKSADLYLAPLQRLAEMYEEIGDVPQQVRYLEKLDSISPLNVNRKVSLGEAHLANGDVEKAEAFFEKAVVQMNREAADGLSALSSRIAGIYGERDPEKAEKFLRSSLEAKGKRLGREDLALFNQLGISLRRQGRWQDAITEYKRAIKIAPDDPTLYYNVGMAFAEGADFIQAKANLVKALDLEPEMVKSSASIACNFGAVFLQSGDRDRSVQFFQLALALKPGMKLALQGLERARK